AGTGTTGGAGATGCTGCGTGACCAGGATTAGTGTGAAAAATTAGTTTAGACTAATTCTCACTGAAGCCATCAGAACTATGAACACGTGTGGAAGGAAGTAACTCAGAACATGTTTTAGATTCttcaccctttgctttgatcgCTGCTCTGCATCCTCTGGATGAGCTCCATGATGGGTCACCTGAAGTGGTTTGTTCCCAgtgatgctgagcacttgttggtctCTGCGCTCCATCTCATCCAAACAGCTGATTATTGAAagctgactgaaactcttcatcACAGAAACAGCTGTAGTGACGGTTACAGAGATCTTCTTACGTAGGGATTAAATGAACTGCTCTGCAGTGGTGATTGGTTCATGTAAATacagagtcttcttcacacactgTCTCCATGCTAGGACCGATTCTGTTTACACGTTTCACCTTATTATCATCATTCACATCCTGCAGTTGGAGCCTCTCTGAGAGGAAGCCTGACCATCGATCCTGTCCATGCTTACAAAACCAAACATGCTGACTTATTTATTAGCTGTCAGTCTGCTGGTGATGTCAGTAAATGGAACAAGATGCCTTCTGGCCTATAGAGAGGTTTACACATGTGGGTCAAATGTCCCCCATTTTGAACCTTGTCAGTGCTGTAATGTGTAAGCCCTCGGGTCTCTGTGGCCTGGAGCCTGTGGCATGCATTGACCTGTTGGCATcgctgtttgttttctgtagGAGTTGCTGTTGGATGAGCTGATGATGGGCGTGGCCTTGCTCTTGTTGGAAGCTCCTTCAGATCAGCTGACCAGCCTTCTCAGACTTGGTAAAGTGATTATTTTGGACAAAGCTCTGCTGGCTTTAGCTTCCTTTAAGAGACTCTGAAGCAGTGAAAGAATTAGTGGGAACAAAACTAGGTTCTGTGTGCAGGTCATGGTTGGAACCTCACTTTGTGTCCTACATGAGATATTCTTTCTCTCAACACAGCACTGAGTTTGGTCCCTGAACAGGCGGAGGCGTCGCCCTGGTTGAGTCCGGTCCTGATTCTCCCCGTGTTGCAGCTCCTGTCCTGCTTGGGTCTCACTGAGCCGCTGTCTGACCAGAACACACACAGCACCAACCACAGGCTGGCTCACAGCCTGCTGCGCAGCATCGGCAGGCCCGCAGATAAACCCCAGCAGGTAGCCCAGCAGGTAGCCCAGCAGGTAACACAGCAGGTAACACAGCAGGTAGCCCGGCAGGTAGCCCAGCAGGTAGCCCAGCAGGTAACACAGCAGGTAAGCCAGGCCTGCTTCTCACATTCAGTTTTTGGAGCCTTTCTTTGAGGTGTAGCCAAGTTACAATAGTGCAGGTAGGTGTTAGGTGGTAGGTGTTAGAGCATTAGACCATAGATGACATCCATCCAAAAATACTGTTTCCCTCTCAGTGTCATAGCAACAGGACTTTACCATTCTGTAGCATGGCCTCTTCTTCAGGGTCAGCATCCAGTCTCTGGAGTGTTGTTCCTCTGGGATGCTTTGCTTGATCCTTACATTACACTTCATTAACATTCATGGTGCATCTGTAGCTTTGCTCTTTGTTCTTTATCATTTGTTTCTCATGAATCTGTCTCCCTCAGCCTGCCCCATCACTGCCTCTGTCTCTGAGTTCCTGGTATAGTGAGCTCAGCGTGTCTTTGTCGGTACTGCGCAAAGTGGCCAACAATCCAGCAGCAGCGACCGATTGGCTGTTGGCGGTCAGCTCCGCCCTGTCGTCCAGCCAGCGCCTGTCCTCCTCTCTTGTCCTGATTGTGACTTATCTCATCATCATGGGTCAGGAAAACATCTGCCAGCTGGCTTTGAAAGCAAGCCAGGCTGTCGCCGCTGCCGACCCCTGCCAGGTAGATAAATCTGTGGACTGAATATAAAGTAATGCATGTTCCCTCTGACATGTAGATATGTTGTATGTAAGGGAGCTAGCTCGTGTTTGTCTTTCTAAGTAAACACATGTTGATAAGCTGGTATTTTGGCACCAACACATGACTTTGAAATGGTTCAGATCAGCAGGAAGATAAAAGCTGTCACTGCTGTGTGATTGCTGCTAATCTGCTGCCGTATAAAGGGAGTGCTTAGGGAGTGCTTTAAGGGGACAGACTTCCCTCTGGACTTGTGTTGGAGTCACTAGCACCAGATGAAGTGTGAAGTTTACCCCTCATTACTCAAGCGTGCACCGGGCCCCAGAGGATTCACCTTCTGCTCTAATTGCTCCCAGAGTGCTGCACACACTGGTGTTTGGATGCACTGGTTGAAGCTTGTTGGCATATTTGAGTCCTCTGGAGATCTCTGCTCGCTCGTACTTGTCATCTTAAATCTGCCTACGTGCAGCAGCAGGTCTTTGTTACAGGAAAAGCCAGAAGCTAACCACTAAGAAACCTTAGATGATGATTTACTGCAGTGATGTTGATTCAAAGTGATGTTTTTGGCTCGACAGCATTAAACGTGTCATCGCTcagctttattttctttgccCCTCCCTCTCGCTCTCGGGCCGTGCAGGTGAAGCGGTCGCTCTGCTACAGTTAAGGCTCGGTGTGCCATTAGGTGTGTGGTGGTAATTAAGAGCTGTGACACTGCAGCGTGGTGTATCAAAGGACCGTGATGCTGTCTCACTGTTTCCTGATTTGTAACCTGTCTCATACTAAAGTGTCGGGACTTCATGTGTGATCTATGAAGCTTTAACTGACTGCAGAGTACAAGATGGGCACAACACATTTAGTATCACAAGGGCAGACTCAACCCTGCTTTATCTGTTTATGCTGAACATCCTGTGAAGCTGTCAGTTTGTGTACACGTACAGGTCGATGATGCAGCCTCTGTAAGGTCTGACAAAGTGCATTTAATGTTTGGTtggtgtgtttgctgatgtggGTGTTTCCCTCTGCAGGTCCCGCCCctcctgctgcttctttttttcaaactgaCCAAAGAAAAGAATCCCGTCCTGGCTCACGCTGTTCTCACAAGCCTGCCAAACCTCGGCACTCATAAGGTACGCAGCACGACTAAGAAGAACCTGTACTGACTGTGAGCGTCTGGAGACGGGGCTGGAACATAAGCAGCACCTTTCTACTTCATCTGAGCGCTCACAGTGTGTTTTAGTCCATCATACACACAGATGAACTTTTATCTGTGTgggtcatccaggtcatggtagtctgagGAGCTTTTCTTCATCCAGGAGGCTTGTAGAGTTTAAAAACCAGTGACGCGCGTGTCCCAAATACCAGCGTGTGAGCACAATCCACCAATAACAGTGAATAACTGAAATGTTCCCCTCTCCATGTTTAGCACTTTGACAAAGGAACAAAGAGAAATTCCCGCGTCTTCCACACAGTTTTCTCTTTGTGAACACGGACAGTGTTTCTTGTACCAGTTTGTAGGAGCTGGGATTGGACTCCACCACAGCTCTGTGTGGGATAGATGCAGTGCTCTGTAGTATAAAGCACTCTGGACTCTCCAAACCAGCAGTCATCGTCTAACATCTGCCTTCTTCAGCTGTAACCGTGTGTTTCTCTTGTAAACTTGGCTCTGATCATATGTGCTGTAATATTCCAGCTTTGCTTCCCGATCGTGCTGCACAGTCTGCACATGCTGGCCGGCTCCCCCAAGCTGAGAGCAGTGGGACTGCGCCTCATGACCGCTCTGTGGAAAAAACAGGTTTGCAATAATAACTCATTACTATAAATGTCATATTCATGTGTTCAAAgcttctgtttgtctgtgattgtgTGCTGCTTTGGTCATGTCTGTAAGGACCGGGTCTACCCAGAGCTGCAGCGTCTAATGAGCCAGCAGGACAGCAGGGTGGTGCTGGGGAGGGACGCCCAGTGGGAGCAGATCCTGGCCAGGGCCGCCTGTGTCAGGGACATCTGCAGAGAGAGGTGGGTCCTCCCGTACTTCCAGAAACAGTGGGCACTTCCTACATTCACTGGTTCATTCATTCAGTGGACTTTGCATGCACAGTGCAGACAGTGTGAGCTTCCAACACCAGGATTATTCATCTTCCCTTCTAATGAGTAATAATCACTGACTGGACTCTTCATAGATGTTTCTGCTCAACAAGCTGATAAAAGTTcagaaaaatagaaatatttgttttttcaacTTTGGTCACATCACATCAACTTTGCTTGTTAAGATAAATGAATGCAGTTTGTAGCTTTGCAGTGATGAAGCCTCAGCTCGACGCTCCACTGAGTCCCTGTTTCTCCAAAAATCAGCAGGAGTCCAGTTTTAAATATTTCCGTACAAATGTCCAGAGCAGGTACACGTGACTGAATCCAGAATGATCAAAGTCTTACAAAGTTCAGTTCAAACagagagactgagagacagctaacttcctgtctctgccagactatcaaaataaaagtcctgTTACACCTGCTAACATGTACATGCAGCTTTTTTAGCCAGCATTAGTGAAAACCTGGGAAACCCTCTGGATGGATGCTACAGTACAAATTTAGCAAATCATTGAGCTGTTTCGTTGTTTTCACAAATGCTTACGTTTGCTTTTATTGTAAAACCTTTGCAGCCATAAGAGTTTGCAATGATAAGaagctgtgtttgcatttacttACTTAAACGTGTCCTGGcacttttaatgcttttttaaaaataaaaatagtaacaaaatgagaaaaaaacacattttccacTTTGTTCACGCTGATGTGTGTGTTAACCAGGCCTTACCAGCATGCAGGGGACATGGTGGCTGCCATTTCACTCACTTTAAAACAATGCAACAGAGCAGACCTGGCAACCCCGGCTGCTCTCGTCCTGCAGGGTCTACAGGAGCTGTGTCGAGCAGAGGTACCTCGTCTGTCTCCATTTGTCTCTTTAAATTCAGGAATCATCATGTTTCTGGATCATAACTTTTGAATCTTTTCCAAAGTTCTGGTCTTAAAATAAATCTTTCTTTCTCAGGTGGTGGATATTATCTCAGCATGGAGAACTGTTTGGCCTGAGCTCAGCTGTCACTCACAGCCAGGAGTGGTTCAAGCCATCGCTGAGCTTTTGGCTCTGGTGCCTCAGCTCACAGTTAAATCAGAGCAGTACGAGGTGCGTCGTAACGTTCATGTTCCTCTGTGTTGAGGAGCTAACAGAGTGACACAGGAACTCCACCAGgttatgtttttctctgtggttctgtctgtaaacaggACTCTCAGCAGCTGTTTGTATATTCTAAGCTTACTGTAGAGTCACATCTCTACATCACTGTGTTTGGTAGCTAAAGTTAGCACATCAATGTAAAGTTGGGTAGAAGCACAAAGTACAGACGTGTGAGGGTCCAGTCCTCGGAGTCCTGCTCTGGTCGGACTTCACAGGGTCAGTAACTAATAAATGGATCAGCGAGTGTGagcatctttttaaaaacagaagtttTGCTAATTTGTTGCTCTGGAGGATTCAACACAGCGCAGCAGTGGCCGTCCCAGCAGATGAATCCTAGACCATGCAGTGCTGCTTGTTGGAAAGCTCTCCTCCTCTCTAACAATGATATGGCGGTACAGCTTAGGTTAGCAAAGTTGCATCTAAACAAACACAAGACCAAAGGCCAAAACCAAACTTACCATGTTAGTACAGGACGCCTGATAGGGATGCTTTTGggttgcagccacaggacctgcgCAGCACCTTACAGTCACTGAGTCAGCCACAAATTTCTCTGCTGTGTGAACTTAAGCTTAGTGAAAATCGGTGACTGTAAAATGAAACCAATTGCTAAACCTCCTTAGGAAACTCAACTCCTTTGGAGTCAGCACACCCatcatgatgactttttactaCACGTTCCTGGAAAGCATCATgaccttctccatcacctgctggttccactccctcagccttcatacaggaacagactgcagcatcagtgtgctctaaaatcactggcctgcctgtcagaactctggcacaggttttcatcaacaggcccttagacaggcagccaaaatcatcaacgagccctctcacattcttcaccccgcatttcaatggctcccctctgggcgacgcctccgctgcatttcctgcaggactgagaggaggaggagcgccacctttgtccccaaagccactctgctttttaactccagccGATAAGAACATTTCACCAGAAACATAAACTACACTCTTTTTATACTACCAACACTTTACTCACTTTTAGTCACTTACAGTAatttattcacctttcagtcactttaattttaaaactgtatattctgtgtatttattatctcactcttattgtccttatcttcaaTGTCATGCTGCTCTGATGTtggttaattgccccttggggataaataaagtctctctgattctggtcttgtttatttatatattggtAGTTTGATAggttttgtatttgtattcttttacatcatattaaaatgtataaatatatagatttaaatatatttgtgtaTTCATCTCTGGattatgtttggttttcttttatttatttctgcacTGGTTGTTGTGTATTACTATTTAGATTGtcgtttttttttccattattgTAATTGTGTATAAAGTTTGATTTGAATAAAATTTACACTCCAATGCTTTCAGTGTTGCTGTGTTGAGTGTTTGCATGTTTAACGTTTGTATGGAAGACACAGAAAGACGTTTGGCTAAAGAAATCTGTGCTAGagt
The Pelmatolapia mariae isolate MD_Pm_ZW unplaced genomic scaffold, Pm_UMD_F_2 NODE_ptg000509l+_length_25166_cov_1, whole genome shotgun sequence DNA segment above includes these coding regions:
- the LOC134623277 gene encoding focadhesin-like: MMESLKTRLEFPSPVIQAQTVRSLVAAVLKEKGSNGQISWSCAQGPALEALWQQCCSDCAVVCSACCDTLVLLVDQGHADLEYILNGVLNLLPSARHTQGLIKVIRRLLEMQADQSDGHFTCPYSIRSSPHPYVTALENRVDCWPALLFEIDDFIQKAVDRDKAAYITMLAPFLRYLYCQPHRQPEHTLLRQSLLRVMLPIQGGSRSAPQNKEQEMLSPVSDRLLLCLCQLVPHMQVDSVEAVLELCAFVGALLQDLTGTSGDQWKPEKAALALQLLCACRRCLELNGDCRPIIGLIQQLVPACQELLLDELMMGVALLLLEAPSDQLTSLLRLALSLVPEQAEASPWLSPVLILPVLQLLSCLGLTEPLSDQNTHSTNHRLAHSLLRSIGRPADKPQQPAPSLPLSLSSWYSELSVSLSVLRKVANNPAAATDWLLAVSSALSSSQRLSSSLVLIVTYLIIMGQENICQLALKASQAVAAADPCQVPPLLLLLFFKLTKEKNPVLAHAVLTSLPNLGTHKLCFPIVLHSLHMLAGSPKLRAVGLRLMTALWKKQDRVYPELQRLMSQQDSRVVLGRDAQWEQILARAACVRDICRERPYQHAGDMVAAISLTLKQCNRADLATPAALVLQGLQELCRAEVVDIISAWRTVWPELSCHSQPGVVQAIAELLALVPQLTVKSEQYEVRRNVHVPLC